The segment TGGGATGTGGCCCAAGCCGCTGCACCGGTTGGCGGGCCGGGGGGGAATACCGATGGCGCAAGCCAGATGGCGGCTCAAGGCGACCTTTCCGAGGAGTGGCAAAACCTGCGCCGCCGACAGGAGGAGGTCCAGCGCCAGGAACAGACCCTGCGAGCCCTGGAAAGTGAGCTGGACGCCAAGCTGGACCGCTTGCAGGCCCTGGAAACGCGAATTCAGGGAATGATCGAGGAAGCGGATGTCCTCAAGGATCGCAAGATCAGACATCTTGTGGATGTCTATTCCAACATGAAGCCTCGTGAGGCGGCCAGAGCTCTGGAAGCCTTGGAGGAACCGGTCGCTGTCAAAATTTTGTCCGGGATGCGCGGCCGGAATGCCGGCGAGGTGCTTTCCTTTGTGGATTCGGAGCGAGCCGCCCGGTTGACCGAAGCCTTGACCCGAATGCATGTTCCCTTGCAATAAGCGAAATACAAATTCCGATATTTTGTTGCGTCTCAAGCTCC is part of the Desulfonatronum thioautotrophicum genome and harbors:
- a CDS encoding MotE family protein; amino-acid sequence: MRWQSFGTNIKVSSLLAVVALLSLCKLVVLAAWSGSDALNAKSDAVAGSFPGAVKSAYAQAMTPELPEAWDVAQAAAPVGGPGGNTDGASQMAAQGDLSEEWQNLRRRQEEVQRQEQTLRALESELDAKLDRLQALETRIQGMIEEADVLKDRKIRHLVDVYSNMKPREAARALEALEEPVAVKILSGMRGRNAGEVLSFVDSERAARLTEALTRMHVPLQ